The following are encoded in a window of Halalkalicoccus subterraneus genomic DNA:
- a CDS encoding MFS transporter, with protein sequence MGVENEKAAGASDLRRPEVALWVVIASATLTVMAGAILGPVVNQIQSGLGVPQSQAGLIITTHGLFIVLTSPIAGTIIDRIGPRRPYIAGLFVYGVAGAAGLVVESFPLLLASRAVLGVGVAFVYTGVTVLIYNLFSDERKDRAMGLRGSANSLGGAVWPVVGGALGTLSWQAPFAVYGLALPLGVLAYLTVPETALNGENPVQSSDEGGLAGLLSVFTSRPIILLVYGLYFVANLLLYAYTVYYPALLAAFGVESSLVISLYLAALGVAGGTSAYFYERIKRRFDYRRITLAALALWTVAFLVATVADGRFVAILPVALFGLGQGLVFPTVLLWIEELAPDDRKGQYSSYVAMFGYIGQFLSPVVLGPVSGAAGVHAVFGVAGAFVGVAALGVAIARLRRR encoded by the coding sequence ATGGGCGTCGAAAACGAAAAAGCGGCCGGCGCGAGCGACCTTCGACGGCCCGAGGTCGCGCTGTGGGTGGTCATCGCGTCGGCGACGCTGACGGTGATGGCCGGGGCCATCCTCGGGCCGGTCGTCAATCAGATCCAGTCCGGTCTGGGGGTCCCCCAGTCCCAAGCCGGGCTGATCATCACGACCCACGGCCTCTTCATCGTCCTGACCAGCCCTATCGCCGGCACGATCATCGACCGGATCGGGCCGCGCCGGCCGTACATCGCCGGGCTGTTCGTCTACGGCGTCGCCGGTGCAGCAGGCCTCGTCGTCGAGTCGTTCCCGCTGTTGCTCGCCTCGCGGGCGGTGCTCGGCGTCGGCGTCGCGTTCGTCTACACCGGCGTGACGGTGCTCATCTACAACCTCTTTTCCGACGAGCGCAAGGACCGCGCGATGGGACTTCGCGGGAGCGCCAACAGCCTCGGCGGCGCGGTCTGGCCGGTCGTCGGCGGCGCGCTCGGGACGCTGTCGTGGCAGGCTCCCTTCGCGGTCTACGGGCTGGCGCTTCCGCTGGGGGTGCTCGCGTACCTCACGGTTCCCGAGACCGCACTCAACGGCGAAAACCCCGTCCAATCGAGCGATGAGGGCGGTCTCGCCGGGCTGCTCTCCGTGTTCACGTCGCGGCCGATCATCCTGTTGGTTTACGGGCTCTATTTCGTCGCGAACCTCCTGTTGTACGCCTACACCGTCTACTACCCCGCGCTCCTGGCGGCGTTCGGGGTCGAATCCTCGCTGGTCATCAGCCTCTATCTCGCGGCGCTCGGCGTCGCCGGCGGGACGAGCGCGTACTTCTACGAGCGGATCAAGCGACGCTTTGACTACCGCCGGATCACGCTCGCGGCGCTCGCGCTGTGGACGGTCGCCTTCCTCGTCGCGACGGTGGCAGACGGGCGTTTCGTCGCCATCCTCCCGGTCGCGCTGTTCGGGCTGGGCCAGGGGCTCGTCTTCCCGACCGTGTTGCTCTGGATCGAGGAACTGGCCCCTGACGACCGGAAGGGCCAGTACAGCTCCTACGTCGCGATGTTCGGCTATATCGGCCAGTTCCTCTCGCCGGTGGTACTCGGACCCGTCTCGGGTGCGGCGGGCGTTCACGCCGTTTTCGGCGTCGCGGGAGCGTTCGTCGGCGTCGCGGCGCTGGGCGTGGCGATCGCCCGCCTCCGGCGCCGCTGA
- a CDS encoding D-2-hydroxyacid dehydrogenase produces the protein MSSEPILVLRRGTHGMPVSDLAREIRERLPDHEIRVAETPDGERELIADARITVGMGIDEELLSHAENLDHFACAYAGTGHLPMGSLEEAGVRVTNAAGVHGPNIAEQVIGSILAFSRDFLKGRDQQDAHEWRHYQTDEFMGSTVTVVGLGAIGEAIVERLDGFGVDTIGVRYTPEKGGPTDEVIGFEERALHEALSRTDVLVLACPLTDTTRGLIGEEEFVTLPEDALLVNIARGPVVETDALVSALRRNKLRGAALDVTDPEPLPEDHPLWDFGNVQITPHNAGHTPRYYERLADIVAENVERIDAGESGLKNQVV, from the coding sequence ATGTCCAGCGAACCCATCCTCGTCCTCCGACGGGGAACCCACGGAATGCCCGTTTCCGATCTCGCTCGCGAGATCCGAGAGCGACTGCCCGACCACGAGATCCGGGTCGCAGAGACACCCGACGGGGAACGAGAACTGATCGCCGACGCGCGGATCACCGTCGGCATGGGGATCGACGAGGAACTGTTGAGCCACGCCGAGAACCTCGACCACTTCGCGTGTGCGTACGCCGGGACTGGTCATCTCCCGATGGGTTCTCTAGAAGAGGCGGGCGTCCGGGTGACGAACGCCGCAGGGGTTCACGGCCCGAACATCGCCGAGCAGGTCATCGGCTCGATTCTCGCCTTCTCGCGGGACTTTCTCAAAGGACGCGACCAGCAAGACGCCCACGAGTGGCGCCACTACCAGACCGACGAGTTCATGGGATCGACCGTCACGGTCGTCGGGCTGGGTGCGATCGGCGAGGCGATCGTCGAGCGCCTCGATGGGTTCGGCGTCGACACCATCGGCGTGCGCTACACCCCCGAGAAGGGCGGACCCACCGACGAGGTGATCGGCTTCGAGGAGAGGGCGCTCCACGAGGCGCTTTCGCGCACCGACGTCCTGGTGCTCGCCTGCCCGCTGACCGACACCACCCGCGGGCTGATCGGCGAGGAGGAGTTCGTTACGCTGCCCGAGGACGCTCTATTGGTGAACATCGCGCGTGGCCCGGTCGTCGAGACCGACGCGCTCGTCTCGGCGCTACGGCGCAACAAGCTTCGGGGCGCGGCGCTCGACGTGACTGACCCCGAACCGCTCCCGGAGGACCACCCGCTGTGGGACTTCGGGAACGTCCAGATCACGCCCCACAACGCCGGCCATACCCCGAGATACTACGAGCGGCTGGCCGACATCGTCGCCGAGAACGTCGAGCGCATCGACGCGGGCGAGTCGGGACTGAAGAATCAGGTCGTCTGA
- a CDS encoding amidohydrolase has product MYAITNGNVRTLSEAGTIESGTVLVEEGEITAVGTDIEIPEGTTEIDAGGKPVTPGLVDAHSHAGVSEWGEPEDADHNEVSDPVTPEVNVLDGFHPGDEELHHACRGGVTTVSARMGSANVVGGIICSMKTHGETADSMLIREDGMKAAFGENPKRVHGKDRDRAPVTRSGVAATLRQALMNAEDYLERRDAVHENDEPFERDLGMDNLSRVIEDDLPLRVHAHRADDIMTVFRIVEEFGIEELSIEHATEGHLIAEEFAKRGVPAVVGPSLYSGAKYELSNITFETPGILHKAGVKVAIQTDAPVLPQKHLDVCVGLAMREGLPEEAALATVTRNPAEILGISDRVGTLEQGTDADLVIWDGEPFEIATSPDRVFVDGEPIGEN; this is encoded by the coding sequence ATGTACGCGATCACCAACGGGAACGTTCGAACCCTCTCTGAGGCGGGAACCATCGAGAGCGGGACCGTGCTCGTCGAGGAGGGCGAGATCACGGCTGTCGGAACTGACATCGAGATTCCCGAGGGGACGACGGAGATCGACGCCGGCGGAAAGCCGGTGACGCCCGGGCTGGTCGACGCCCACAGCCACGCCGGCGTCAGCGAGTGGGGCGAGCCCGAGGACGCGGACCACAACGAGGTCTCGGATCCCGTGACCCCCGAGGTCAACGTTCTGGACGGCTTTCACCCCGGCGACGAGGAGCTCCATCACGCCTGTCGTGGCGGCGTGACGACCGTCAGCGCGCGCATGGGAAGCGCGAACGTAGTGGGTGGCATCATCTGCTCGATGAAAACTCATGGAGAGACCGCCGACTCGATGCTCATTCGCGAGGACGGCATGAAGGCCGCCTTCGGCGAGAACCCGAAACGTGTCCACGGTAAGGACCGTGATCGCGCGCCGGTCACCCGGTCCGGCGTTGCGGCGACGCTCAGACAGGCACTAATGAACGCCGAGGACTACCTCGAACGTAGGGACGCTGTCCACGAAAACGACGAGCCCTTCGAGCGGGATCTCGGTATGGATAACCTCTCGCGAGTCATCGAGGACGACCTGCCTCTGCGAGTCCACGCCCACCGCGCCGACGACATCATGACCGTCTTTCGAATCGTCGAGGAGTTCGGCATCGAGGAGCTCTCGATCGAGCACGCGACCGAGGGGCACCTGATCGCCGAGGAGTTCGCAAAGCGGGGCGTGCCCGCCGTCGTCGGCCCGAGCCTCTACAGCGGCGCGAAGTACGAACTCTCGAACATCACCTTCGAAACCCCCGGTATTCTCCACAAGGCCGGCGTGAAGGTCGCGATCCAGACCGACGCGCCCGTCCTCCCACAGAAACACCTCGACGTCTGTGTAGGCCTCGCGATGCGCGAGGGACTGCCCGAGGAGGCAGCGCTCGCGACCGTGACGAGAAACCCCGCCGAGATCCTCGGGATCAGCGACCGGGTCGGTACCCTTGAACAGGGAACCGACGCGGACCTCGTGATCTGGGACGGCGAGCCCTTCGAGATCGCGACGAGCCCCGATCGGGTGTTCGTCGACGGCGAGCCCATCGGGGAGAACTAA
- a CDS encoding NAD(P)/FAD-dependent oxidoreductase, which produces MERVDVAIVGGGPGGMSAAEEAVKRDARTLVVEKGVPRADRAELGPDSTDAAGMLDYWVDLMEIPFEEIPDEIVLRELEGTEFVGPTERCTMYSTGIDSSYPKFGFTFDRPRMDDWLRERAEDAGAEYRVGTAVKNVESDLSSGHTHHLTLGDGTEVEAEHLVLADGPQRNVTIPVLDQFVSGGSMGDHMGTHANHIAYQEHRRFPEELFDEGLLKFWWGHIPGRTAYPWVFPNDGTVARVGLTMPIGMSLEEVENPEDYPLLEPDDERLPAGREYLRRLLEQEYGDRYDVEEDFPLVEDRGKRGGTEAYPISSTRPIDSPTKAGIAVVGGAMGTTSAFHEGGYHLAVRSGKIAGRLAAIGDLGSYNDTWKGRIGEEILRNVSMAEMVKGYTPADWDRTFRVAGRMLADSGGYDMFHRKFGAGLGATRLLLEYRKARFGFRDGRYVQFHESEYTL; this is translated from the coding sequence ATGGAGCGCGTTGACGTTGCGATAGTCGGCGGCGGCCCCGGCGGGATGTCCGCCGCCGAAGAGGCCGTAAAGCGCGATGCGCGAACCCTCGTCGTCGAGAAGGGCGTTCCGCGCGCGGACCGCGCCGAGTTGGGTCCCGACTCGACGGACGCCGCGGGGATGCTCGATTACTGGGTCGACCTCATGGAGATCCCCTTCGAGGAGATCCCCGACGAGATCGTCCTGCGCGAACTCGAGGGAACCGAGTTCGTCGGCCCCACGGAACGCTGTACGATGTACTCGACGGGGATCGACTCCTCGTATCCGAAGTTCGGATTCACCTTCGACCGGCCCCGAATGGACGACTGGCTGCGCGAGCGCGCGGAGGACGCGGGCGCCGAATACCGCGTCGGCACCGCAGTGAAGAACGTCGAGAGCGACCTCTCCTCGGGTCATACCCACCACCTGACGCTGGGCGACGGCACCGAGGTCGAGGCCGAGCACCTCGTGCTCGCGGACGGCCCCCAGCGAAACGTCACCATTCCGGTTCTCGACCAGTTCGTTTCTGGGGGATCGATGGGCGATCACATGGGCACGCACGCAAACCACATCGCCTATCAGGAACACCGCCGATTTCCCGAGGAGCTGTTCGACGAGGGGTTGCTGAAGTTCTGGTGGGGCCACATCCCGGGTCGTACCGCCTACCCGTGGGTGTTTCCCAACGACGGCACCGTCGCCCGCGTCGGCCTGACGATGCCCATCGGGATGAGTCTGGAAGAGGTCGAGAACCCCGAGGACTACCCGCTGCTCGAACCGGACGACGAGCGCCTGCCCGCCGGACGGGAGTACCTTCGGCGATTGCTCGAACAAGAGTACGGCGACCGCTACGACGTCGAGGAGGACTTCCCGCTCGTCGAGGACCGGGGAAAACGCGGCGGCACCGAGGCCTACCCGATCTCCTCGACCCGGCCGATCGACTCGCCCACCAAGGCGGGGATCGCCGTCGTCGGCGGGGCGATGGGGACGACCTCGGCGTTCCACGAGGGGGGCTATCACCTCGCGGTTCGCTCGGGGAAGATCGCGGGTCGACTCGCCGCGATCGGCGATCTGGGGAGCTACAACGACACGTGGAAGGGCCGGATCGGCGAGGAGATCCTGCGCAACGTCTCGATGGCCGAGATGGTCAAAGGGTACACGCCCGCCGACTGGGACCGGACCTTCCGGGTCGCCGGCCGGATGCTCGCAGACAGCGGGGGGTACGACATGTTTCACCGGAAGTTCGGTGCCGGGCTCGGTGCGACCAGACTCCTCCTGGAGTACCGGAAGGCCCGCTTCGGGTTCCGCGACGGACGGTACGTCCAGTTTCACGAGTCCGAGTACACACTATGA
- a CDS encoding DUF7405 family protein — MTLPDRGALSRREYLKGLVAVGGTAALSACLDEESNVEIPTGDPGSVPDRQHAWNAVLSGDDNENIVPARHHVLLSLTLARDPTEEDRGRFERALETLERAYEWSHEGLLVTVGYTPAYFERVGWDGLADPEALTEFEQPDFEDGDLQVHLASDHSRAVLAAEEALLGEVETVNGIEVEANIGDLIDDRERLTGFVGPGLPAEHQDTPGVPDSEPIHEEAPFFMGFRSGFEESQATEDRVTIEEGPFAGGTTRHVESLAIDLQQWYGQDSQFQRVAKLFSYRHAEEDRVGEYGEKLDESNGLTAERIANTAEDAREYGVIGHAQKAARARDDGEPLLLRRDFNTTDDDRPGLHFLSLQRDIDEFVRVREAMTGANVAEETAVGSITNNGILQYLTVRRRGNYLLPPRELRAFPVP, encoded by the coding sequence ATGACCCTCCCCGACCGAGGCGCGCTCTCGCGACGCGAATACCTGAAAGGTCTCGTCGCAGTCGGCGGGACCGCCGCTCTTTCGGCCTGTCTCGACGAGGAGTCGAACGTCGAGATTCCGACCGGCGATCCCGGCTCCGTCCCCGACCGCCAGCACGCATGGAACGCCGTCCTGTCGGGCGACGACAACGAGAACATCGTCCCCGCGCGCCACCACGTCCTCCTGTCGCTCACCCTCGCTCGCGACCCGACCGAGGAGGACCGCGGACGGTTCGAGCGCGCGCTCGAAACCCTCGAACGCGCCTACGAGTGGAGCCACGAGGGACTGCTCGTTACGGTCGGCTACACCCCCGCGTACTTCGAGCGGGTCGGCTGGGACGGATTGGCCGACCCCGAAGCGCTCACCGAGTTCGAGCAGCCCGACTTCGAGGACGGCGATCTCCAAGTCCACCTCGCGAGCGACCACTCCCGGGCGGTGCTCGCCGCCGAAGAGGCGCTCTTGGGCGAGGTCGAGACGGTAAACGGAATCGAGGTGGAGGCGAACATCGGTGACCTCATCGACGACCGCGAGCGCCTCACCGGCTTCGTCGGACCCGGACTGCCCGCCGAACATCAGGACACGCCGGGCGTGCCCGATTCCGAACCGATCCACGAGGAGGCGCCCTTCTTCATGGGGTTTCGATCGGGGTTCGAGGAGAGCCAAGCCACCGAGGACCGCGTGACGATCGAGGAGGGGCCGTTCGCCGGGGGCACCACCCGACACGTCGAGTCGCTCGCGATCGACCTTCAGCAGTGGTACGGACAGGACTCACAGTTCCAGCGGGTCGCAAAGCTGTTCAGCTACCGGCATGCCGAGGAGGATCGCGTCGGCGAGTACGGCGAGAAACTGGACGAGTCGAACGGGCTCACCGCGGAGCGTATCGCGAATACCGCCGAGGACGCCCGCGAGTACGGCGTGATCGGCCACGCTCAGAAGGCCGCCCGTGCCCGTGATGACGGCGAGCCGCTCCTCCTTCGCCGCGATTTCAACACCACCGACGACGACCGTCCCGGCCTACACTTCCTCTCGCTCCAGCGGGACATCGACGAGTTCGTCCGGGTTCGCGAGGCGATGACGGGTGCGAACGTCGCCGAGGAAACCGCGGTCGGATCGATCACCAACAACGGGATCCTCCAGTACCTCACCGTCCGCCGCCGCGGCAACTACCTCCTCCCGCCGCGCGAGTTGCGGGCCTTTCCCGTGCCGTGA
- a CDS encoding alpha/beta hydrolase: MQAREIDPQAKSAVERQDRFPLPHSRRGVKLLRLVSRPATWIGNRNPPPVGATVERTVPGPAGELDARLYLPDGDGPFHTVVFFHGGGFVFGSIDTHDWLCRHLTRESECAVLSVDYRLAPEHPFPAAVEDAYAALEWADANPDAVHGTGSVALAGDSAGGALAAVAALMAAERDGPDVAHQSLLYPGVGVEEGQRSVKDNAGIVLDEADLRWFRECYYAREIHERNPYADPTNACDVSGVAPATVVTAGFDPLRDGGKRYAEQLVHDGVPTRYRNYEDMVHGFMTLREVDRAREAIADVGDDLRDALGTN, encoded by the coding sequence ATGCAAGCTCGCGAGATCGACCCGCAGGCGAAATCGGCAGTCGAACGGCAGGACCGTTTTCCCCTCCCGCACAGCCGTCGCGGAGTGAAGCTCCTCCGGCTCGTCAGCCGGCCGGCAACGTGGATCGGGAACCGGAACCCGCCGCCGGTCGGTGCGACCGTCGAGCGAACGGTCCCCGGTCCCGCCGGCGAACTCGACGCCCGTCTCTACCTCCCGGACGGGGACGGACCGTTTCACACGGTCGTGTTCTTCCACGGCGGCGGCTTCGTCTTCGGGAGCATCGACACGCACGACTGGCTCTGTCGGCACCTCACGCGCGAAAGCGAGTGTGCAGTCCTCTCGGTCGATTACCGCCTCGCCCCCGAGCACCCGTTTCCCGCGGCCGTCGAGGACGCCTACGCCGCCCTCGAGTGGGCGGACGCGAACCCGGACGCCGTCCACGGGACCGGCTCCGTCGCACTTGCGGGCGATTCCGCCGGCGGGGCGCTCGCCGCCGTCGCCGCCCTGATGGCCGCCGAGCGCGACGGACCCGACGTCGCCCATCAGTCGCTTCTCTACCCCGGAGTCGGCGTCGAGGAGGGCCAGCGCTCGGTCAAGGACAACGCCGGTATCGTCCTCGACGAGGCAGACCTGCGGTGGTTCCGCGAGTGTTACTACGCGAGAGAGATCCACGAGCGCAACCCGTACGCCGACCCGACGAACGCCTGCGACGTCTCCGGGGTCGCCCCCGCGACGGTCGTCACCGCTGGGTTCGATCCGCTCCGTGACGGCGGGAAACGATACGCCGAACAGCTCGTTCACGACGGTGTCCCCACACGCTACAGGAACTACGAGGACATGGTCCACGGCTTCATGACGCTGCGGGAGGTCGACCGGGCCCGTGAGGCCATCGCGGACGTCGGCGACGACCTCCGGGACGCACTCGGAACGAACTGA
- the hisD gene encoding histidinol dehydrogenase yields the protein MNVQSIADLGPARRRALFERDAGIEAVRTDVREIVERVHEEGDVAVREFCRKFDDVDVGNLEITDATERAYGEIDERTREAIETAAGNVREFHERQLPEDWREEFGEGRELGRRFRPLERVGVYVPGGAAAYPSSALMGVIPAKVADVETVCVATPPAEELNPVTLAAIHAAGADEVYSVGGAQAIGALAYGTESVTQVQKVVGPGNRWVTAAKAEVRGDCEIDFLAGPSEVLVLADETADPGFVASDLLAQAEHDENASVVAVATDDEVAETIAREVDERAADREREGTIRAALDGDASGVFAARSMSEAIAFAEAYAAEHLSIQADEDVSILDRIDSAGSVFLGPYTPVAAGDYASGTNHVLPTNGLARLTGGLSVEQFLRASTVQRLSPAGLDSLSDTIDTLARAEGFEAHAESVAVRLRERREDDDERLRGRE from the coding sequence ATGAACGTCCAGTCCATCGCCGATCTCGGTCCGGCGCGTCGCCGAGCGCTGTTCGAGCGCGACGCCGGTATCGAGGCGGTTCGAACCGACGTCCGTGAGATCGTCGAGCGCGTCCACGAGGAGGGCGACGTCGCGGTTCGCGAGTTCTGCCGGAAGTTCGACGACGTCGACGTGGGTAACCTCGAGATCACCGACGCCACGGAGCGCGCCTACGGGGAAATCGACGAGCGAACCCGCGAGGCGATCGAGACCGCCGCCGGGAACGTTCGAGAGTTTCACGAGCGCCAACTCCCCGAAGACTGGCGCGAGGAGTTCGGTGAGGGCCGCGAGCTGGGACGGCGATTTCGCCCCCTCGAACGCGTCGGCGTCTACGTCCCCGGGGGTGCGGCGGCCTACCCCTCGAGCGCGCTGATGGGGGTGATCCCCGCGAAAGTGGCGGACGTCGAGACCGTCTGTGTCGCGACCCCGCCCGCCGAGGAGCTCAATCCCGTGACGCTGGCGGCGATCCACGCGGCGGGCGCCGACGAGGTCTACAGCGTCGGGGGCGCCCAGGCGATCGGGGCGCTCGCCTACGGGACGGAGTCGGTCACGCAGGTCCAGAAGGTCGTCGGGCCCGGGAACCGCTGGGTCACGGCCGCCAAGGCCGAAGTCCGGGGCGACTGCGAGATCGACTTTTTAGCAGGTCCGAGCGAGGTCCTCGTGCTCGCCGACGAAACGGCTGATCCGGGGTTCGTCGCGAGCGACCTGCTCGCACAGGCCGAACACGACGAGAACGCCTCGGTGGTCGCGGTCGCGACCGACGACGAGGTCGCGGAGACGATCGCACGCGAGGTCGACGAGCGAGCGGCCGACCGCGAGCGCGAGGGGACGATCCGCGCGGCGCTCGACGGCGACGCAAGCGGCGTCTTTGCGGCCCGGTCGATGAGCGAGGCGATCGCCTTCGCCGAGGCGTACGCCGCGGAACACCTCTCGATTCAGGCCGACGAGGACGTGTCGATCCTCGATCGGATCGACAGCGCGGGCAGCGTCTTCCTTGGCCCGTACACTCCGGTCGCGGCGGGCGACTACGCCAGTGGGACGAATCACGTCCTGCCGACCAACGGGCTTGCACGGCTGACCGGCGGGCTGTCGGTCGAACAGTTCCTCCGGGCGAGCACGGTCCAGCGCCTCTCGCCTGCGGGACTCGATTCGCTCTCCGATACGATCGATACCCTCGCGCGCGCGGAGGGATTTGAGGCCCACGCCGAGAGCGTCGCCGTCAGGCTGCGCGAGCGCCGTGAGGACGACGACGAACGACTCCGGGGCCGGGAGTGA
- a CDS encoding SHOCT domain-containing protein produces MDDEDREGLLILGMILTLSIVLPLLILEAPWLLALAMVLVAGYWWQTGTNPVTATLDAIRGEREDESRPVAEPADPLSALRERYARGEIGDEEFERRLDRLLATEPEELHREREREYER; encoded by the coding sequence ATGGACGACGAGGACAGGGAGGGGTTGCTCATCCTCGGTATGATCCTCACGCTGTCGATCGTTCTTCCCTTGTTGATCCTCGAAGCGCCGTGGCTACTCGCGCTGGCGATGGTGCTCGTGGCGGGCTACTGGTGGCAGACGGGCACGAATCCGGTGACGGCGACGCTGGACGCGATTCGAGGCGAGCGCGAAGACGAGTCGCGGCCGGTCGCAGAGCCCGCCGACCCGCTCTCGGCGCTCCGGGAACGCTACGCACGCGGCGAGATCGGCGACGAGGAGTTCGAACGCCGACTCGACCGACTGCTCGCGACCGAACCCGAGGAACTGCATCGCGAACGCGAGCGTGAGTACGAACGGTAG
- a CDS encoding HesB/IscA family protein, with protein sequence MSTETASTTDPEIQVSPTAAEQAIDLLEGEGLDTDIAGLRLFVQQGGCAGLSYGMRFDDEPEDDDTVYEHHDLRVFVDPASMRYIEGSELDFEGGLQGAGFHVENPNVVSECGCGESFRT encoded by the coding sequence ATGAGCACCGAGACCGCGAGTACCACGGATCCGGAGATCCAGGTTTCCCCGACCGCCGCCGAGCAGGCCATCGACTTACTCGAGGGCGAGGGACTGGACACCGACATCGCGGGCCTGCGCCTGTTCGTCCAGCAGGGCGGCTGTGCGGGCCTCTCCTATGGGATGCGCTTCGACGACGAGCCCGAGGACGACGACACCGTCTACGAGCACCACGACCTGCGGGTGTTCGTCGATCCGGCGAGCATGCGCTACATCGAGGGCAGCGAGCTGGACTTCGAGGGCGGCCTGCAGGGTGCGGGCTTCCACGTCGAGAACCCAAACGTCGTCAGCGAATGTGGCTGCGGGGAGTCCTTCCGTACGTAA
- a CDS encoding dodecin — MVFKKVTLIGTSTESFDDAADDAIARAQNTLENVYWAEVEELGVELKNVDEPEYQATMEVAFEVED, encoded by the coding sequence ATGGTATTCAAAAAGGTCACGCTGATCGGGACGAGCACCGAGAGCTTCGACGACGCCGCCGACGACGCGATCGCGCGCGCCCAGAACACCCTCGAGAACGTCTACTGGGCGGAGGTCGAGGAGCTCGGCGTCGAACTCAAGAACGTCGACGAACCCGAGTACCAGGCGACGATGGAGGTCGCCTTCGAAGTCGAGGACTGA
- a CDS encoding phosphatase PAP2 family protein: protein MALPTVLLSVVAVVSLLLAFTTAVCISRQQLRELVADLRPRLGLAAPGLALLIAVLIVNSLTRRAAQQLSWLFGFQITDRIYRLEGDFVAWIQTFQTAELTIYFSAIYVYGYVFLLVFPLLAYLALSEQRPLHEITIAYTANYAIGLVCYLLFVAYGPRNLDVAQQLMYNVYPSSRLLTSAVNTNTNVFPSLHTSLSMTVLLFAWRTRDAYPRWLAIAAVVAVSIVLSTMYLGIHWLTDVTAGTGLAVLSYWLGVRGADRWRDFATRAAPRITGAFRSRL, encoded by the coding sequence ATGGCACTTCCAACGGTCCTCCTGTCCGTCGTGGCGGTCGTGAGCCTCCTGCTCGCCTTCACGACGGCCGTCTGCATCAGCCGCCAGCAGCTTCGCGAACTCGTCGCCGATCTCCGACCGCGCCTCGGGCTCGCCGCACCGGGGCTCGCGCTGTTGATCGCCGTCCTGATCGTGAACAGCCTCACCCGTCGAGCCGCCCAGCAGCTCTCGTGGCTGTTCGGGTTCCAGATCACCGACCGGATCTACCGGCTCGAGGGGGACTTCGTCGCGTGGATCCAGACGTTCCAGACCGCCGAACTGACGATATACTTCTCGGCGATCTACGTCTACGGCTACGTCTTCCTGCTCGTCTTCCCACTGCTCGCGTACCTCGCGCTCTCCGAACAGCGACCGCTACACGAGATCACGATCGCCTACACTGCGAACTACGCGATCGGCCTGGTCTGTTACCTGCTGTTCGTCGCCTACGGGCCGCGAAACCTCGACGTCGCCCAGCAGCTCATGTACAACGTCTATCCCTCCTCGCGCCTGTTGACCAGCGCCGTCAACACGAACACGAACGTCTTCCCCTCGCTTCACACCTCCCTTTCGATGACGGTCCTGCTTTTCGCGTGGCGAACCCGCGACGCGTATCCACGCTGGCTCGCGATCGCGGCCGTCGTCGCCGTCAGCATCGTACTCTCGACGATGTACCTGGGGATCCACTGGCTGACCGACGTGACCGCCGGAACCGGGCTCGCGGTGCTGAGCTACTGGCTCGGCGTGCGCGGCGCGGATCGCTGGCGCGACTTCGCGACGCGCGCGGCGCCGCGGATCACCGGAGCGTTCCGGTCACGGCTCTGA